The Micromonospora sp. NBC_01740 genome includes a window with the following:
- a CDS encoding helix-turn-helix transcriptional regulator, protein MSTDALSRISWTPSFGGRLVEDDGIDAQDRVNAQCIEVYHYIVRHGAIAPSGFDRVAVELGRTGHEVVSTIMQLVELRLLRTDGAVGGRLVPVDPQYAATLLVSPIERAIYQQRELADQLRERIDSIAGARDSAVVPGGSIDRLEGVAELRGLLKQAADVCRDELVVLRPSHDDDEVLDRLLEACHGVLDRGVSVRIISPHRSRAGFASRAKSRRLIDGGAAIRTISQVPQASVVFDRSLAVVFGTSADGLLPTGHRVRDENVVRYLIEMFDQLWEGAAPLAADETGYADEVADDLQRSIALLMAQGLTDEAVARRLGMSVRTCRRHIAALLRSLGSVSRFQAGVQVATRFATGSPLGT, encoded by the coding sequence ATGTCGACAGACGCTCTGTCGCGGATCAGTTGGACGCCCAGCTTCGGCGGACGCCTCGTCGAGGACGACGGCATCGACGCCCAGGATCGCGTGAACGCGCAATGCATCGAAGTATACCACTATATAGTGCGACACGGCGCGATCGCGCCGTCCGGGTTCGACCGGGTGGCGGTGGAACTCGGCCGGACCGGACACGAAGTGGTCTCGACGATCATGCAGCTCGTCGAGCTGCGCCTGTTACGTACCGACGGCGCGGTCGGCGGCCGGTTGGTCCCGGTCGACCCGCAGTATGCCGCCACCCTGCTGGTCTCACCGATCGAACGCGCGATCTACCAGCAGCGGGAGCTGGCCGACCAGCTGCGCGAGCGGATCGACTCGATCGCCGGCGCAAGGGACTCCGCCGTGGTGCCCGGCGGCTCGATCGACCGGCTCGAAGGCGTGGCGGAGCTGCGCGGACTGCTCAAGCAGGCCGCTGACGTGTGCCGCGACGAACTCGTCGTGCTGCGGCCGAGCCACGACGACGACGAGGTGCTCGACCGGCTCCTCGAGGCCTGTCACGGCGTGCTCGACCGGGGCGTCTCCGTCCGAATCATCTCGCCGCACCGCAGCCGGGCCGGTTTCGCCTCCCGGGCCAAGTCCCGGCGGTTGATCGACGGCGGCGCGGCGATCCGGACCATCAGCCAGGTCCCGCAGGCCTCGGTGGTCTTCGACCGCTCGCTCGCGGTGGTGTTCGGGACGTCCGCCGACGGACTACTGCCCACGGGGCACCGGGTCCGCGACGAGAACGTGGTGCGGTACCTCATCGAGATGTTCGACCAGCTCTGGGAGGGCGCGGCACCGCTGGCCGCGGACGAGACCGGCTACGCCGACGAGGTCGCCGACGACCTGCAACGCTCGATCGCGCTGCTGATGGCCCAGGGCCTCACCGACGAGGCGGTGGCCCGTCGGCTCGGGATGTCGGTGCGCACCTGCCGCCGACACATCGCCGCGCTGCTGCGCAGTCTCGGCTCGGTCAGCCGCTTCCAGGCCGGCGTGCAGGTGGCCACCCGCTTCGCCACCGGGTCCCCGCTCGGCACCTGA
- a CDS encoding phosphopantetheine-binding protein, which translates to MPRSFQETLLPHLPYAEGGELAPTDDLTALGLDSMGVVQLLADLEDRYGLEMPDERLTEETFATVGSLWATVAEFVTVETVTGE; encoded by the coding sequence ATGCCTCGCTCATTCCAGGAGACGCTGCTCCCCCACCTTCCGTACGCCGAGGGCGGCGAGCTGGCCCCGACCGACGACCTCACGGCCCTCGGCCTCGACTCGATGGGCGTGGTGCAGCTGCTGGCCGACCTGGAAGACCGGTACGGCCTGGAGATGCCCGACGAGCGGCTGACCGAGGAGACGTTCGCGACGGTCGGGTCGCTGTGGGCGACGGTCGCCGAGTTCGTCACCGTCGAGACGGTCACCGGTGAGTGA
- a CDS encoding acyl-CoA ligase (AMP-forming), exosortase A system-associated encodes MSELVTAAPGTPLVRVDQLTRYGAADRPAVTFRSETIDYRELTDRVARLARGLHELGVRRGDRIAVYAEKRIETVVAMLAISAAGAVFVPVNPLFKARHLAHVTADCTARVVITTAERFETVRAALSESTSVTDIVLVGADAVTGPAGRWRITDWQRLAATAADRVPDGAVVIDTDIAAIFYTSGSTGGPKGVVLSHRNVLAGAASVAGYLGHTADDTVLAVLPLSFDAGFSQLTTSFIAGAHVVLTNYLVPRDVVRLCARHRVTALTCVPPLWMQLAALDWPAEAGAGLRYFANTGGRMPLATLTRLRALLPNARPYLMYGLTEAFRSTYLDPDEVDRRPDSIGKAIGNAEILVVRPDGTNCAPGEHGELVHRGALVAQGYWNDPARTALRFRPAPGADPATRPEIAVWSGDTVYHDAEGFLYFVGRTDDMIKTSGYRVSPTEIEEAAYATGLVSEAVALGVGDERLGHEVVLVVGGDCDTEVLRKSLAHDLPTYMLPQRTVVLPQLPRSVNGKFDRVELRRLVEAGS; translated from the coding sequence GTGAGTGAGCTGGTCACCGCCGCTCCCGGCACTCCACTGGTCCGCGTCGACCAGCTGACCCGGTACGGCGCGGCGGACCGGCCCGCAGTCACCTTCAGGTCGGAGACGATCGACTACCGCGAGCTGACCGACCGGGTCGCCCGGCTCGCCCGCGGACTGCACGAGCTGGGAGTACGCCGCGGTGACCGGATCGCCGTGTACGCCGAGAAGCGGATCGAGACCGTCGTCGCGATGCTGGCGATCTCGGCGGCCGGCGCGGTGTTCGTCCCGGTCAACCCGCTGTTCAAGGCGCGGCACCTGGCACACGTCACGGCCGATTGCACGGCCCGCGTGGTGATCACGACGGCCGAGCGGTTCGAGACCGTACGCGCCGCGCTGAGCGAGAGCACCTCGGTCACCGACATCGTGCTCGTCGGCGCCGACGCCGTCACCGGGCCCGCCGGGCGCTGGCGGATCACCGACTGGCAGCGGCTGGCCGCGACCGCCGCCGACCGGGTACCGGACGGCGCGGTGGTGATCGACACCGACATCGCGGCCATCTTCTACACCTCGGGCAGCACCGGCGGCCCGAAGGGAGTGGTGCTGTCGCACCGTAACGTGCTGGCCGGCGCGGCGAGCGTCGCCGGCTACCTCGGGCACACCGCCGACGACACGGTACTGGCGGTACTGCCGCTCAGCTTCGACGCCGGCTTCAGCCAGCTGACCACCTCGTTCATCGCCGGCGCGCACGTGGTGCTGACCAACTACCTGGTACCGCGGGACGTGGTGCGGCTCTGCGCCCGGCACCGGGTGACCGCGCTGACCTGCGTACCTCCGCTGTGGATGCAGCTGGCGGCGCTGGACTGGCCGGCGGAGGCCGGTGCCGGGCTGCGCTACTTCGCCAACACCGGTGGCCGGATGCCGCTGGCCACCCTGACCCGGCTGCGCGCGCTGCTGCCGAACGCGCGGCCCTACCTGATGTACGGGCTGACCGAGGCCTTCCGCTCCACCTACCTCGACCCCGACGAGGTGGACCGTCGACCGGACTCGATCGGCAAGGCGATCGGCAACGCCGAGATCCTGGTGGTGCGGCCGGACGGCACGAACTGCGCGCCGGGCGAACACGGTGAGCTGGTGCACCGGGGCGCCCTGGTGGCCCAGGGTTACTGGAACGACCCGGCACGCACCGCGCTGCGGTTCCGGCCGGCCCCCGGCGCCGATCCGGCGACCCGTCCGGAGATCGCGGTCTGGTCCGGTGACACCGTCTACCACGACGCCGAGGGCTTCCTGTACTTCGTCGGGCGTACCGACGACATGATCAAGACCTCCGGCTACCGGGTCAGCCCCACCGAGATCGAAGAGGCCGCCTACGCGACCGGGCTGGTGAGCGAGGCGGTGGCGCTGGGCGTCGGCGACGAGCGGCTCGGGCACGAGGTGGTGCTGGTCGTCGGCGGCGACTGCGACACCGAGGTGCTGCGCAAGTCGCTGGCGCACGACCTGCCGACGTACATGTTGCCGCAGCGGACCGTCGTACTGCCGCAGCTGCCCCGCTCGGTCAACGGGAAGTTCGACCGGGTCGAGCTGCGCCGACTGGTGGAGGCCGGCTCGTGA
- a CDS encoding pyridoxal-dependent decarboxylase, exosortase A system-associated → MSAPVGFTATGGQLTVGTVPVERLAARVGGTPFFAYDRRLVSERVAAVRAALPPGIRLSYAVKANPMPALLHHLSGLVDGFDVASAGELRHALDTPMPAEQVSFAGPGKTTDELTRAVAAGVLIELESAGELARLREVGKTLGIQARVALRVNPDFAVRASGMRLGGGPQQFGVDVESVPDLLPELAVDEIDFHGFHVFAGSQNLHAENICEAQRRTVDMILTLAELTPAPIRYLNLGGGFGVPYSARDQPLELAPIGENLADLLDTRIRPNLPHARVAVELGRYLVGEAGVYLTRVVDRKTSRGKTFLVVDGGLHHQLAASGNFGQVIRRNYPLAVANRFDAAPEETVTVVGCLCTPLDLLGNDVSLPRAEPGDLIAIFQAGAYGLTASPTAFLGHPPPTEVLL, encoded by the coding sequence GTGAGCGCGCCGGTCGGGTTCACCGCCACCGGCGGCCAGCTCACCGTGGGCACGGTACCGGTGGAGCGGCTGGCCGCCCGGGTCGGCGGCACGCCGTTCTTCGCCTACGACCGCCGCCTGGTCTCCGAGCGGGTCGCGGCGGTCCGCGCCGCGCTGCCGCCGGGCATCCGGTTGAGCTACGCGGTCAAGGCCAACCCGATGCCCGCGCTGCTGCACCACCTGAGTGGCCTGGTCGACGGCTTCGACGTGGCCTCCGCCGGCGAGCTGCGGCACGCGCTGGACACCCCGATGCCGGCCGAGCAGGTCAGTTTCGCCGGGCCGGGCAAGACGACCGATGAACTCACCCGGGCGGTCGCCGCCGGTGTCCTGATCGAGCTGGAGTCGGCGGGCGAACTCGCCCGGCTGCGCGAGGTCGGCAAGACCCTCGGCATCCAGGCCCGCGTGGCGCTGCGGGTGAACCCCGACTTCGCGGTACGCGCCTCCGGCATGCGCCTCGGCGGCGGTCCGCAGCAGTTCGGCGTCGACGTCGAGTCCGTCCCCGACCTGCTGCCCGAGCTGGCCGTCGACGAGATCGACTTCCACGGCTTCCACGTCTTCGCCGGCTCGCAGAACCTGCACGCCGAGAACATCTGCGAGGCGCAGCGTCGCACCGTCGACATGATCCTCACGTTGGCCGAGCTGACCCCGGCGCCGATCCGCTACCTGAACCTCGGCGGCGGCTTCGGTGTCCCGTACTCGGCCAGGGACCAGCCGCTGGAGCTGGCACCGATCGGCGAGAACCTGGCCGACCTGCTCGACACCCGGATCCGCCCGAACCTGCCGCACGCCCGGGTGGCCGTGGAGCTGGGCCGCTACCTGGTCGGTGAGGCCGGTGTCTACCTCACCAGGGTCGTCGACCGGAAGACCTCTCGCGGCAAGACCTTCCTGGTGGTCGACGGCGGGCTGCACCACCAGCTCGCCGCGTCCGGCAACTTCGGCCAGGTGATCCGGCGCAACTATCCGCTCGCGGTGGCCAACCGGTTCGACGCCGCGCCGGAGGAGACGGTCACCGTGGTCGGCTGCCTCTGCACCCCGCTGGACCTGCTCGGCAACGACGTGTCCCTGCCCCGGGCGGAGCCCGGGGACCTGATCGCGATCTTCCAGGCCGGCGCGTACGGCCTGACCGCGAGCCCGACCGCGTTCCTCGGCCATCCACCGCCGACCGAGGTCCTGCTCTGA
- a CDS encoding AfsR/SARP family transcriptional regulator: MVRQEDDEHGPLCFRVLGPLQVQGEEPVTVTARRQSVVLSLLLLSPNQVVALKSMIDAVWGETPPTTARAQVQTAVSVLRRSLARAGLGERIRMQGTGYLIDLAPGELDLHVFADLVARGRAAGVARDPQAARTAFRAALALWRGEPLCDVDSDVVRAKLVRIAERRVEVLEECIEAELELGLHHEVIGEIRALVAEYPLRERPAGQLMRALYRSGRQAEALATFQAVRKTFVDELGLEPSPALHRLELAILTGADQLATPVAAGPGPQLRMPVPRMLPARTPDFTGRAEMLHLLRHRLGGATVTGRDRHSLDVAVITGFVGVGKSTVAIETAHALAGEFPDGQLYARMPPGPDGAAEVLERFLRSLGFTRSAIPETLDGREALYRSALADRRMLVVIEDVTDPTQARPLLPGTPACRLIVTTRARRAWLPGAHVFEIDRLDAHDGIELLAAMVGRDRVAAEPSKAIELVELCGGLPLALRIAANRLAARPHWSLGQLAARLVEPGQRLGGLVHQGLDVRAGLRGTYDALPPAAQLLFRHLGELETDTFAAWVAAPLLQLDADSAAEVLETLIDARLVDVLSGTGGATRYRLRDLVRLHARDLSLAESSAADRAAATRRMLGGWLFLADEARLRQGGHRIARHSAAAVWPLAEPLVDAALTDPLAWYERERTALLAAVRQAARAGEVAYCWNLAAAVAALAETQSRFGEWRESSLCALEAAVRAGDRLGEAVMLYGLGRLDLCEQRLDHAAARHEVALEAFDQLGALDWRAITLRSLSAVHRMSSRPAQLVPDTGAARRDDRHPEHRVAVGRIPFRQHQFGLASGMAEDQ, translated from the coding sequence TTGGTCAGGCAGGAAGACGACGAACACGGACCGCTCTGCTTCCGGGTCCTCGGGCCGTTGCAGGTGCAGGGCGAGGAGCCGGTCACCGTGACGGCGCGCCGGCAGAGCGTCGTGCTGTCGCTGCTGCTGCTCAGCCCCAACCAGGTGGTGGCGCTGAAGTCGATGATCGACGCGGTGTGGGGCGAGACGCCGCCCACCACCGCCCGGGCCCAGGTGCAGACCGCCGTGTCGGTACTGCGCCGGTCGCTGGCCCGGGCCGGGCTCGGCGAGCGCATCCGGATGCAGGGCACCGGCTATCTCATCGACCTGGCGCCGGGCGAACTCGATTTGCACGTCTTCGCCGACCTGGTCGCCCGGGGCCGGGCCGCCGGCGTGGCCCGGGATCCGCAGGCGGCGCGGACGGCGTTCCGCGCCGCGCTGGCCCTGTGGCGCGGTGAGCCGCTCTGCGACGTGGACAGCGACGTGGTCCGGGCGAAGCTGGTCCGGATCGCCGAACGGCGGGTCGAGGTGCTCGAGGAGTGCATCGAGGCCGAACTCGAACTGGGCCTGCACCACGAGGTGATCGGCGAGATCCGGGCCCTGGTCGCCGAGTACCCGCTGCGCGAGCGACCGGCCGGCCAGTTGATGAGGGCGCTGTACCGGTCCGGCCGGCAGGCCGAGGCGTTGGCCACCTTCCAGGCGGTGCGCAAGACCTTCGTGGACGAGCTGGGGCTCGAACCGAGCCCGGCGCTGCACCGACTGGAGTTGGCCATCCTGACCGGCGCCGACCAGCTGGCGACGCCGGTGGCGGCCGGGCCCGGGCCGCAGTTGCGGATGCCGGTACCCCGGATGCTGCCGGCCCGGACGCCGGACTTCACCGGCCGCGCGGAGATGCTGCACCTGTTGCGGCACCGGCTCGGCGGCGCAACCGTTACAGGGCGCGACCGCCACTCGCTCGACGTGGCGGTGATCACCGGCTTCGTCGGGGTCGGCAAGTCGACCGTGGCCATCGAGACCGCTCACGCGCTGGCCGGCGAGTTTCCCGACGGCCAGCTCTACGCCCGGATGCCGCCCGGCCCGGACGGCGCCGCCGAGGTGCTGGAGCGGTTCCTCCGGTCGCTCGGCTTCACCAGGTCGGCCATTCCGGAGACCCTCGACGGCCGGGAGGCGCTCTACCGCAGCGCCCTCGCCGACCGGCGGATGCTGGTGGTGATCGAGGACGTCACCGACCCGACCCAGGCCCGCCCGCTCCTGCCCGGTACGCCGGCCTGTCGGCTGATCGTGACCACCCGGGCCCGCCGGGCGTGGCTGCCCGGCGCGCACGTCTTCGAGATCGACCGACTCGACGCCCACGACGGCATCGAGCTGCTGGCCGCCATGGTCGGCCGGGACCGGGTCGCCGCCGAGCCGAGCAAGGCCATCGAGCTGGTCGAACTCTGCGGTGGTCTGCCGCTGGCGCTGCGGATCGCCGCGAACCGGCTCGCCGCCCGTCCGCACTGGAGCCTGGGACAGCTCGCCGCCCGGCTCGTCGAGCCCGGGCAGCGGCTGGGTGGGCTGGTCCACCAGGGCCTGGACGTACGGGCCGGGCTGAGGGGGACCTACGACGCCCTGCCGCCGGCGGCACAACTGCTGTTCAGGCACCTCGGCGAGTTGGAGACCGACACCTTCGCGGCCTGGGTGGCCGCCCCGCTGCTGCAGCTCGACGCGGACTCCGCCGCCGAGGTGCTGGAGACCCTCATCGACGCCCGGCTGGTCGACGTGCTCAGCGGCACCGGCGGGGCCACCCGCTACCGACTGCGTGACCTGGTCCGGCTGCACGCCCGTGACCTGTCGCTGGCCGAGAGCAGCGCGGCCGACCGGGCCGCCGCGACCCGACGGATGCTCGGCGGGTGGCTCTTCCTGGCCGACGAGGCCCGGCTGCGGCAGGGCGGCCACCGCATCGCCCGCCATTCGGCCGCGGCCGTCTGGCCCCTGGCCGAGCCGCTCGTCGACGCCGCGCTGACCGATCCGCTGGCCTGGTACGAGCGGGAACGCACCGCGCTGCTGGCCGCGGTCCGGCAGGCCGCCCGCGCCGGCGAGGTGGCCTACTGCTGGAACCTCGCCGCCGCCGTCGCCGCGCTCGCCGAGACGCAGTCCCGCTTCGGCGAGTGGCGGGAGAGCAGCCTCTGCGCCCTGGAGGCCGCGGTGCGGGCCGGGGACCGACTCGGTGAGGCGGTGATGCTGTACGGGCTCGGCCGGCTCGACCTCTGCGAGCAGCGGCTGGACCATGCCGCGGCCCGGCACGAGGTGGCCCTGGAGGCGTTCGACCAGCTCGGCGCCCTGGACTGGCGGGCGATCACGCTGCGCTCGTTGAGTGCGGTGCACCGGATGAGCAGCCGGCCGGCGCAGCTGGTGCCCGACACCGGCGCGGCGCGTCGGGACGACCGGCATCCCGAGCACCGGGTAGCGGTCGGCCGCATCCCGTTCCGGCAGCACCAGTTCGGGCTGGCCAGCGGCATGGCGGAGGACCAATGA
- a CDS encoding ABC transporter ATP-binding protein, whose product MSTIKAQPVGSPARHQDQEWTSLEAVEVTKRYGDVAALAGFSLTVARGEIVGLVGHNGAGKTTFVEVVSGLIRPDSGVVLVDGRTPTQARGQIGISPQHIALYPPITVREHLRLFGGIAGLRRQALRTEIDDLATGLHLTGFLDRPVGVLSGGQQRRTQAAVALIHRPSLLLLDEPTAGADPETRQALLNVVKQRAGEGAAVIYTTHYLNELTDLQASIAVARRGRIIARGSSAELLEGLPGEVRVTFADEVVQVSTTDPTTALVELLKGTDRQVESVELRRPDLDDLYHSLAVTDVD is encoded by the coding sequence GTGAGCACGATCAAGGCGCAGCCGGTCGGATCGCCGGCGCGGCACCAGGATCAGGAGTGGACGTCGCTGGAGGCGGTCGAGGTCACCAAGCGCTACGGCGACGTGGCCGCGCTGGCCGGCTTCAGCCTGACCGTCGCCCGAGGCGAGATCGTGGGACTGGTCGGACACAACGGTGCCGGCAAGACCACCTTCGTCGAGGTGGTCTCGGGCCTGATCCGGCCGGACAGCGGGGTGGTGCTGGTCGACGGTCGGACACCCACCCAGGCGCGCGGGCAGATCGGCATCTCGCCGCAGCACATCGCGCTGTACCCGCCGATCACCGTCCGGGAGCACCTGCGGCTCTTCGGCGGCATCGCCGGGCTGCGGCGCCAGGCACTGCGTACCGAGATCGACGACCTCGCCACCGGTCTGCACCTGACCGGGTTCCTGGACCGGCCGGTCGGGGTGCTCTCCGGCGGGCAGCAACGCCGGACCCAGGCCGCGGTGGCCCTGATCCACCGACCGTCGCTGCTGCTGCTCGACGAGCCGACCGCGGGCGCCGACCCGGAGACCCGGCAGGCGCTGCTCAACGTGGTCAAGCAGCGGGCCGGCGAGGGGGCGGCGGTCATCTACACCACTCACTACCTCAACGAACTCACCGACCTGCAGGCAAGTATCGCGGTCGCCCGACGCGGCCGGATCATCGCCCGCGGCAGCAGCGCGGAGCTGCTGGAGGGGTTGCCCGGCGAGGTCCGGGTGACCTTCGCCGACGAGGTGGTGCAGGTCTCCACCACCGACCCCACCACCGCCCTGGTGGAGCTGCTGAAGGGCACCGACCGTCAGGTCGAGTCCGTCGAGCTGCGCCGTCCCGACCTTGACGACCTCTACCACTCGCTGGCGGTAACCGATGTCGACTGA
- a CDS encoding ABC transporter permease: MSTDALRRTGLLVRHNAVLRLRDPAQLISYIALPMVLMLVLKPLYEEALDSGTLQAVTGPLVMFSVFALSIVGNSILVEREWRTWDRLRASRAGRVELLLGKTGPVLVLLLLQQAVLFAFGCLVVGLPLPRPSAVGYLALAVGIWGLTLLAVGAALATVVRSRGELSVASDLGAIMVSALGGALVPVSLMPGWAQHVAPLSPGYWAMSMLRAAVDSDPAGMLRPALVCLGIALVAGGLASWRLARGWGRSRLM; this comes from the coding sequence ATGTCGACTGACGCCCTTCGCCGTACCGGCCTGCTGGTCCGGCACAACGCCGTGCTCCGGCTGCGCGACCCCGCCCAGCTGATCAGCTACATCGCCCTGCCGATGGTGCTGATGCTGGTGCTCAAGCCGCTCTACGAGGAGGCGTTGGACAGCGGCACGCTGCAGGCGGTGACCGGGCCGCTGGTGATGTTCTCGGTCTTCGCGCTGTCGATCGTCGGCAACTCGATCCTGGTCGAGCGCGAGTGGCGCACCTGGGACCGGCTGCGGGCCAGCCGGGCCGGCCGCGTCGAGCTGCTGCTCGGCAAGACCGGTCCGGTACTCGTCCTGCTGCTGTTGCAGCAGGCCGTGCTGTTCGCGTTCGGCTGCCTGGTCGTCGGGCTGCCGCTGCCCCGGCCGTCCGCGGTCGGCTACCTGGCCCTCGCGGTCGGCATCTGGGGACTGACCCTGCTCGCGGTGGGCGCCGCCCTGGCCACCGTGGTACGCAGCCGCGGCGAACTGAGCGTCGCCTCCGACCTGGGGGCGATCATGGTCAGCGCGCTGGGCGGCGCGCTGGTGCCGGTGTCGCTGATGCCCGGTTGGGCGCAGCACGTCGCGCCGCTCTCCCCCGGCTACTGGGCCATGTCGATGCTGCGTGCCGCGGTCGACAGCGACCCCGCCGGCATGCTCCGCCCGGCACTGGTCTGCCTGGGCATCGCCCTCGTCGCCGGAGGGCTGGCCTCCTGGCGGCTCGCTCGGGGCTGGGGCCGCAGCCGGCTGATGTGA